The sequence TGGAGGCAAGCAGGACCTGCCCGCTTGCCTTCATGAGACCGACATAGCGGATGCAGGTCAGCCGCATGCGGCGTTTGAGAGTGGCGAAGGTGGTCTCGACCTGGGCTCGTCGGCGCGCGATGAGGAGGTTGTAGCGTTTGAGCCGAGGCGGTAGCTCCGGGTGATGTCGGTTGGGACGACGGGCGATGCGGGGCTTCTTGCCTTCCGCTTTCAGCCGAGCCCGTCGGGCATGGGTGTCGTAGGCTGCATCGGCCCACACCACGGCTTCATCGCCACGGATCAGTTCGTCGGCCGGCGTTGTGTCGTTGACATTGGCGGGCGTGGTCAGGACTGCGCGGATCAGGCCGGATCCCTCGTCGACACCCATGTGAGCCTTGTAGCCGAAGGTCGAACCACCCTTGCCCTGCCGCTTGGTAAACCGGGCATCTGGGTCGTTTGAGGGACGATCCTGCTTCGGAGGGGCTGACACCGCCTGGATCAAGGTCGCATCCAGCATCGTGCCGCGCTTGAGGATGACCCCGGCATTCTCGAGCTGGCGATCCAGCTCGCCAAACAGCTTCTCCAACAGCCCTTGTTCGACGAGCTGGTTCCGGAAGCGGTTCAGAACCGTGTGGTCGGGCGTCGCATCTTCCAGGCTCAAACCGACGAAGCGCTTGAACGACAACCGGTCGCCCAACGCTTCCTCGAGTTCGCGTTCCGAAAGACCATAGAGCGACTGCAACAGCACGGCACGAAACAGCACCAGCACCGGATAGCCTGGACGACCGGGGCTCCCTTCATCCCGCAGATGGCCGATCAGCTTCTCGAACCGGTACCACTTGACCAGGCCAGCCAGCCGATCCAGCGCTGCAT is a genomic window of Bradyrhizobium sp. CB1717 containing:
- a CDS encoding IS5 family transposase — translated: MTMAVKRTGQPSFVEALMPKGAGANAALDRLAGLVKWYRFEKLIGHLRDEGSPGRPGYPVLVLFRAVLLQSLYGLSERELEEALGDRLSFKRFVGLSLEDATPDHTVLNRFRNQLVEQGLLEKLFGELDRQLENAGVILKRGTMLDATLIQAVSAPPKQDRPSNDPDARFTKRQGKGGSTFGYKAHMGVDEGSGLIRAVLTTPANVNDTTPADELIRGDEAVVWADAAYDTHARRARLKAEGKKPRIARRPNRHHPELPPRLKRYNLLIARRRAQVETTFATLKRRMRLTCIRYVGLMKASGQVLLASIAFNMRRWAALAA